A part of Paenarthrobacter sp. A20 genomic DNA contains:
- a CDS encoding IclR family transcriptional regulator gives MSASDASARANGNPLLVLGKITSILDAFSLSNPVLQLADIREFTGMPTSTVQRLVTNLTTQGFLDREGDAYRIGMRMAYWAAPATRGMEVVDILSPLLKTLRDTTGETACFFKAEQHYRVCVAMADTHHALRREMHLGKIVPLHAGSAGRVLLAWSPELLEAVLRDPLESITDFTITSSEELEAAVKKTHADGFAITVGEREDGASGLSAPVFDSAAGLVGAVTISGPTLRMPLETCEAWVEPLLATAEHMTRLIGGRFPGES, from the coding sequence ATGTCAGCATCCGATGCTTCCGCGAGGGCCAACGGCAACCCATTGCTCGTTCTGGGCAAGATCACGTCCATTTTGGACGCCTTTTCCTTGTCGAACCCAGTGTTGCAGTTGGCCGATATCCGCGAGTTCACCGGAATGCCCACCTCAACGGTGCAGCGGCTGGTCACGAATCTGACAACGCAAGGCTTCCTTGACCGGGAGGGCGACGCCTACAGGATCGGCATGAGAATGGCGTACTGGGCGGCGCCTGCAACCCGGGGGATGGAAGTGGTGGACATCCTGAGTCCGCTGCTCAAGACGCTGCGGGACACCACCGGCGAGACTGCATGCTTCTTCAAAGCCGAGCAGCACTACAGGGTGTGCGTGGCTATGGCTGACACGCATCACGCGCTACGCCGGGAGATGCACCTGGGCAAGATCGTCCCGCTCCACGCAGGTTCGGCAGGCCGGGTCTTGTTGGCTTGGTCTCCTGAGCTGTTGGAAGCTGTCCTCCGCGACCCCCTGGAATCAATCACGGACTTCACCATCACCAGCTCCGAAGAACTGGAAGCCGCGGTCAAGAAGACCCACGCCGATGGATTCGCGATCACGGTGGGTGAGCGGGAAGACGGCGCTTCAGGCCTGTCCGCCCCGGTCTTCGATTCGGCCGCTGGCTTGGTGGGCGCCGTGACCATCAGCGGACCAACCCTTCGCATGCCGTTGGAGACGTGCGAGGCCTGGGTTGAGCCCTTGCTCGCTACCGCTGAACACATGACCAGGCTGATCGGCGGCCGGTTCCCCGGCGAGAGCTGA
- a CDS encoding ABC transporter ATP-binding protein — protein MGTVLEAEGLLVGYAGAPVCGEVSASVDAGEVLGVVGVNGAGKSTVARTIAGRQASLAGDVKVHGLLIDPDAIPFRRQVSAVFDDDLFFPSLTVREHLLLVARGHSLDDPEARVEDELEFFGLLGRSHAIPDALSSGQRRRLLLAAGLIRPSSLLILDEPEQRLDPRMRVALGERIAAHAKEGGAVVLVTHDPQLLLATASTCLVIDEEVQEFDPEQGASIIAGS, from the coding sequence ATGGGGACAGTTCTGGAGGCCGAGGGCCTGCTTGTGGGGTATGCCGGGGCTCCGGTGTGCGGTGAAGTTTCTGCGTCCGTGGACGCTGGCGAAGTCTTGGGAGTCGTAGGCGTCAACGGCGCCGGGAAGTCCACGGTAGCCCGGACCATCGCGGGACGGCAGGCTTCCCTGGCGGGGGACGTGAAAGTCCATGGGCTCCTCATAGATCCCGACGCCATACCCTTCCGCCGGCAGGTATCCGCGGTCTTCGACGACGACCTCTTCTTCCCTTCGCTCACTGTCCGGGAGCACCTGCTCCTTGTTGCCCGCGGGCATTCCCTCGATGATCCTGAAGCACGGGTGGAGGACGAGCTGGAATTCTTCGGGCTGCTGGGCAGGTCCCATGCCATCCCGGATGCTCTCTCTTCCGGTCAACGGCGCAGGCTGTTGCTCGCCGCTGGACTCATCCGCCCGTCGTCGCTCCTGATCCTTGACGAGCCCGAACAACGGCTCGATCCCCGGATGCGGGTGGCGCTCGGCGAACGCATAGCGGCGCATGCCAAAGAAGGTGGCGCAGTAGTCCTGGTGACCCACGATCCGCAGTTGCTGCTCGCCACGGCCTCCACGTGTTTGGTCATTGACGAGGAAGTCCAGGAATTCGATCCTGAGCAGGGGGCCTCGATCATTGCCGGGTCCTGA
- a CDS encoding DUF6297 family protein, translating to MPGPDTVTLSPSTQGRELAAAIVRFTHRSSRRYKRSRTSWGERFVDAYSWGLGIGVSLTIAASFVLALRNEIADRASTANGIIRTQWLVLPEEVLWTSVTFAALLVIGNLARKLGPMTVNGAEGSWWLTLPIDRRPMVLPPFLRKVVLTAAGSAIIYLPFSMVTFVDRAPREHLLASLSFGAAGAIALVLAALQQLRLLSPRIGKATTAAVLLGCSILPALASSPWPTALVGAAAVGLLSLVVPRAGQVRGEELVRGGAVAGHAGASLFMMDSNEVLRALSGGRQSVDGGRAARFYARPAGGPLRALIRADVVAFLRLNPPLMPPILWLAACIAMLLVEGGLPEFAQLAVIVIAGCATASGMGSVARKTALVPELDALLPLHPALVRTSRTLMPCAAMALWMAILSGLLVLLGAADPWLIGVGALAGVGMGAGTLRAATRTPPDWTAPPVETPFGPVPRAQLGSLMRGLDVTVLATIPLVVALYLGYVPLLVVMVQAVFSAGIFLVVVLTRAKRS from the coding sequence TTGCCGGGTCCTGACACAGTCACCCTTTCCCCGTCCACGCAGGGCCGGGAACTTGCCGCCGCAATTGTCCGCTTCACCCACCGGTCCTCCCGACGCTACAAGCGCAGCCGGACCTCATGGGGCGAACGCTTCGTCGATGCCTACAGCTGGGGCCTGGGAATCGGCGTTTCCCTGACCATCGCTGCCTCGTTTGTCCTGGCGTTGCGCAACGAGATTGCTGACCGGGCTTCCACCGCAAACGGCATCATCCGGACGCAGTGGCTCGTCCTGCCGGAAGAGGTGCTGTGGACGTCCGTGACCTTCGCGGCCCTCCTGGTCATCGGCAACCTGGCCCGCAAGCTCGGTCCGATGACCGTGAACGGAGCCGAGGGCAGCTGGTGGCTGACGCTACCGATCGACCGCCGGCCCATGGTCCTGCCGCCGTTCCTCCGCAAAGTCGTACTCACTGCGGCTGGTTCGGCAATCATCTACTTGCCCTTCAGCATGGTGACCTTCGTTGACCGCGCTCCCAGGGAGCACCTGCTCGCTTCGTTGTCTTTCGGCGCTGCCGGGGCCATTGCGCTGGTTCTGGCAGCCCTGCAACAGCTTCGTTTGCTGTCACCGCGGATTGGCAAAGCAACGACGGCGGCGGTCCTGCTTGGGTGCTCGATCCTTCCCGCGCTGGCATCGTCCCCGTGGCCAACAGCGTTGGTCGGCGCGGCCGCCGTCGGACTCCTGTCGCTTGTCGTGCCGCGTGCCGGGCAGGTGCGGGGCGAAGAACTGGTCCGGGGCGGAGCCGTGGCCGGTCACGCCGGAGCGTCCCTGTTCATGATGGACTCCAACGAGGTGCTGCGCGCATTGAGCGGAGGCCGTCAAAGCGTCGACGGCGGCAGGGCAGCCAGGTTCTACGCCCGGCCCGCCGGCGGACCGCTGAGGGCCCTGATCCGCGCCGATGTAGTTGCCTTCCTCCGACTCAATCCCCCGCTGATGCCACCAATCCTGTGGCTTGCTGCCTGCATCGCCATGTTGCTCGTGGAAGGCGGGCTGCCGGAATTCGCCCAATTGGCGGTCATCGTGATCGCAGGGTGTGCCACGGCTTCCGGTATGGGAAGTGTGGCCCGCAAGACTGCCCTGGTTCCGGAACTCGACGCACTCCTGCCATTGCACCCGGCACTGGTAAGGACCAGCCGGACGCTCATGCCATGCGCTGCGATGGCACTCTGGATGGCGATCCTGAGCGGGCTGCTGGTTCTGCTCGGTGCTGCGGATCCCTGGCTCATCGGTGTCGGCGCCCTTGCAGGTGTTGGCATGGGCGCAGGCACGCTCCGCGCGGCCACCAGAACACCGCCGGACTGGACGGCTCCCCCGGTTGAAACTCCGTTCGGCCCCGTTCCCCGTGCTCAACTCGGCTCGTTGATGCGCGGCCTGGACGTGACAGTCCTGGCGACCATACCGCTGGTGGTGGCGTTGTACCTCGGCTACGTTCCGCTGCTGGTGGTGATGGTGCAGGCCGTTTTCAGTGCCGGGATCTTCCTTGTGGTGGTGCTGACCCGGGCCAAGAGGTCCTAG
- a CDS encoding PhzF family phenazine biosynthesis protein codes for MTSEALRSRPFHQVDVFSDQPYLGNPLAVVVDAEGLSSERMQHFAHWTNLSETTFLLPPTDPQADYKVRIFTGSEEFPFAGHPTLGSAHTWLQAGGVPKTDGVLVQECGAGLVRVKHDAGRLAFAAPPLTRFGPVDGGVRAQLAAGLRLPEDALLDASWLVNGPEWIGVLLGSAEQVLSIEPDLVAMGDLKVGVIGPHEPGAAVDFEVRTFIPGDAMVEDPVTGSFNAGAAQWLIGSGRAPREYIAAQGTALGRAGRVHVKAEDGEIWVGGASATCIQGTVLL; via the coding sequence GTGACTTCAGAAGCCCTGCGCAGCCGCCCGTTCCACCAAGTGGACGTCTTCTCCGACCAGCCTTACCTCGGCAACCCGTTGGCCGTCGTGGTCGACGCGGAAGGCCTCAGCAGCGAGAGAATGCAGCACTTCGCCCATTGGACCAATCTTTCCGAGACCACGTTCCTCCTGCCTCCTACTGACCCCCAGGCTGACTACAAAGTACGGATCTTCACGGGCAGCGAGGAGTTCCCGTTCGCCGGTCACCCCACGCTGGGTTCGGCGCACACGTGGCTCCAGGCCGGGGGAGTGCCCAAGACTGACGGCGTCCTGGTTCAGGAATGCGGTGCGGGTTTGGTTCGGGTGAAGCACGACGCCGGCAGGCTGGCTTTCGCTGCACCGCCGCTGACACGCTTCGGCCCGGTGGACGGCGGCGTCCGTGCCCAGCTCGCTGCCGGATTGCGGCTTCCTGAGGACGCACTTTTGGATGCATCGTGGCTGGTCAACGGCCCGGAGTGGATCGGCGTGCTCCTTGGATCAGCCGAGCAGGTGCTGTCCATCGAACCGGACCTCGTGGCCATGGGTGACCTCAAGGTCGGGGTGATCGGCCCGCACGAGCCGGGTGCCGCCGTCGACTTCGAAGTGCGCACCTTCATTCCGGGCGACGCCATGGTGGAGGACCCGGTCACGGGCAGCTTCAATGCCGGCGCAGCCCAATGGTTGATCGGCAGCGGCAGGGCACCCCGGGAGTACATAGCTGCCCAAGGCACTGCGTTGGGCAGGGCCGGCCGGGTCCACGTCAAAGCAGAAGACGGAGAGATCTGGGTAGGCGGAGCGTCGGCCACGTGCATCCAAGGCACGGTGCTGCTGTAA
- a CDS encoding DUF1801 domain-containing protein → MAENKTQPTDVSVEEFLASVEHPKRREDGFELLDMMRDITGQEAVMWGPTIVGFGSYHYKYDSGREGDAAAVGFSPRKANLVLYGVTEGPDADRLLPELGKHKTSTACLYVNKLDDVDRGVLAEMIRTGYHHVMDEFHTP, encoded by the coding sequence ATGGCAGAGAACAAGACCCAGCCCACGGACGTGTCCGTGGAAGAATTCCTGGCCTCCGTGGAACATCCGAAGCGGCGCGAAGACGGTTTCGAGTTGCTGGACATGATGCGGGACATCACCGGGCAGGAAGCCGTGATGTGGGGTCCTACGATCGTCGGATTCGGCAGCTATCACTACAAGTACGACAGCGGTCGCGAAGGTGACGCCGCCGCCGTCGGCTTCTCACCACGCAAGGCAAACCTGGTCCTCTACGGAGTCACGGAAGGCCCTGACGCGGACCGCCTGCTCCCCGAACTCGGCAAGCACAAAACCAGCACCGCATGCCTCTACGTGAACAAACTGGACGACGTGGACCGCGGTGTCCTCGCCGAGATGATCCGCACGGGCTACCACCACGTCATGGACGAATTCCACACACCTTAG
- the rplI gene encoding 50S ribosomal protein L9 → MAKLILTHEVTGLGAAGDVVEVKDGYARNFLLPRGFALTWTKGGEKQVESIKAARAARAHASVEAAQAQAQALSSKKVKLEVKAGESGRLFGTVKPADVAAAVEAAGLGAIDKRNVELPNHIKSVGSYTANVRLHEDVSAVIDLEVVAAK, encoded by the coding sequence ATGGCAAAGCTCATTCTGACCCACGAAGTAACCGGTCTCGGTGCTGCTGGCGACGTTGTCGAGGTCAAGGACGGTTACGCACGTAACTTCCTGCTGCCCCGCGGCTTCGCTCTGACCTGGACCAAGGGTGGCGAGAAGCAGGTTGAGTCCATCAAGGCTGCCCGCGCTGCTCGTGCCCACGCTTCTGTCGAAGCTGCTCAGGCACAGGCCCAGGCTCTGTCCTCCAAGAAGGTCAAGCTCGAGGTGAAGGCCGGCGAGTCCGGTCGTCTCTTCGGCACCGTCAAGCCTGCTGATGTCGCTGCTGCTGTTGAGGCCGCTGGCCTTGGCGCCATCGACAAGCGCAACGTTGAACTGCCGAACCACATCAAGTCTGTCGGTTCGTACACGGCCAACGTTCGCCTGCACGAGGATGTTTCCGCTGTCATCGACCTCGAGGTCGTTGCAGCAAAGTAG
- the rpsR gene encoding 30S ribosomal protein S18 has protein sequence MAKAELRKPKPKSNPLKAADITVIDYKDVALLRKFISDRGKIRARRVTGVTVQEQRKIAQAIKNAREVALLPYSGAGRG, from the coding sequence ATGGCTAAGGCTGAACTCCGTAAGCCCAAACCAAAGTCCAACCCCTTGAAGGCCGCTGACATCACTGTCATCGACTACAAGGACGTAGCACTGCTGCGCAAGTTCATCTCCGACCGCGGAAAGATCCGCGCTCGTCGCGTCACTGGCGTTACCGTTCAGGAACAGCGCAAGATCGCCCAGGCAATCAAGAACGCCCGCGAAGTTGCTCTGCTGCCTTACTCCGGCGCTGGCCGCGGCTAA
- a CDS encoding single-stranded DNA-binding protein, translated as MAGETTITVIGNLTNDPELRFTPSGSAVANFTIASTPRTFDRQSNEWKDGETLFLRASVWREAAENVAESLTKGMRVIVSGRLKSRSYETKEGEKRTVIELEVDEIGPSLRYANAKVNRTQRSGGGQGGFGGGNAGNSGGFGGGAPGGNQGGGNSGGTWGGNQPAQQQDDPWATPGVSNAGGWGNGPDSEPPF; from the coding sequence ATGGCAGGCGAAACCACTATTACGGTCATCGGTAATCTCACCAATGACCCCGAGCTGCGGTTCACCCCGTCTGGCTCAGCAGTAGCGAACTTCACCATCGCTTCTACTCCCCGGACCTTTGACCGCCAGTCCAATGAGTGGAAGGACGGGGAAACCCTGTTCCTCCGCGCATCGGTATGGCGAGAAGCAGCTGAGAACGTGGCCGAGTCCCTCACAAAGGGCATGCGCGTCATCGTTTCCGGCCGTTTGAAGAGCCGTTCTTACGAAACCAAAGAAGGCGAAAAGCGCACCGTAATCGAGCTTGAGGTCGACGAAATCGGCCCCAGCCTGCGTTACGCAAACGCCAAGGTCAACCGAACCCAGCGCTCCGGCGGTGGCCAGGGTGGCTTTGGTGGCGGTAACGCCGGTAACTCCGGTGGCTTTGGAGGTGGCGCTCCCGGTGGAAACCAAGGCGGCGGCAACTCCGGTGGAACCTGGGGCGGCAACCAGCCCGCACAACAGCAGGATGACCCCTGGGCTACGCCCGGTGTCAGCAACGCTGGCGGCTGGGGCAACGGCCCCGATTCCGAACCTCCCTTCTAA
- the rpsF gene encoding 30S ribosomal protein S6, which yields MRPYELMVIIDPEVEERTVESSLQKFLNVITTDGGTIEKVDIWGRRRLAYDIKKKSEGIYAVVNFTAAPATAKELDRQLSLNETIMRTKIIRPEDQKVVAE from the coding sequence ATGCGTCCTTACGAATTGATGGTAATCATCGACCCCGAGGTCGAAGAGCGTACCGTAGAGTCGTCGCTTCAGAAGTTCCTCAATGTCATCACCACCGATGGTGGAACCATCGAAAAGGTTGACATCTGGGGCCGTCGCCGTCTGGCATACGACATCAAGAAGAAGTCCGAAGGTATCTACGCAGTGGTGAACTTCACCGCAGCACCGGCTACCGCCAAGGAACTTGATCGCCAGCTGTCTCTCAACGAGACGATCATGCGCACCAAGATCATCCGCCCTGAAGACCAGAAGGTCGTTGCTGAGTAA
- a CDS encoding YnfA family protein, with protein sequence MTTLKSIVLFVLAAVAEIGGAWLIWQAVREGKAWWWAGLGILALGIYGFFAAFQPDAHFGRVLAAYGGVFIVGSLAWGMLMDGFRPDRWDIIGAAICVVGVAVIMFAPRSGA encoded by the coding sequence ATGACCACCCTGAAGTCCATCGTCCTCTTCGTTTTGGCTGCCGTCGCAGAAATCGGTGGGGCCTGGCTCATTTGGCAGGCCGTGCGTGAAGGCAAGGCCTGGTGGTGGGCAGGACTGGGCATCCTGGCCCTGGGGATCTACGGATTCTTTGCCGCTTTCCAGCCCGACGCCCACTTTGGCCGCGTTCTGGCCGCGTACGGTGGCGTGTTCATTGTGGGTTCGCTGGCGTGGGGAATGCTGATGGACGGCTTCCGACCGGACCGCTGGGACATCATCGGCGCCGCAATCTGCGTAGTAGGCGTCGCCGTGATCATGTTTGCCCCGCGCTCAGGCGCGTAG
- a CDS encoding DUF1345 domain-containing protein, with product MDKVRVRRSRPRFVVMVLAGAVAFVVTGVPGNWVDAPAVGWAVAALVYVAWVWLVIARLDPAQTEQHATSEDPSRGVTDLLILVANLASLAAVAAVIVNSHTEGTGARLSSAALALACVALSWMLVQTLFTLRYAELYYSPEADAGGEVGGISFNQDRPPQYTDFAYLATSLGMTYQVSDTNIGNHRIRAEALKHSLLSYLFGTVILAVTINLVIGLAQ from the coding sequence ATGGACAAGGTCAGGGTGAGGCGGAGCCGGCCGCGCTTCGTCGTCATGGTTCTAGCCGGCGCCGTGGCCTTCGTCGTCACTGGAGTCCCAGGCAACTGGGTGGATGCACCGGCCGTCGGCTGGGCCGTGGCAGCGCTTGTCTACGTGGCCTGGGTGTGGCTGGTGATCGCCCGCCTCGATCCGGCCCAGACTGAACAACACGCCACCTCCGAGGACCCTTCCAGGGGAGTCACGGACCTGCTGATACTCGTGGCAAACCTTGCCAGCCTTGCCGCTGTGGCCGCCGTGATCGTCAATTCGCATACGGAAGGAACGGGCGCCCGCCTGTCTTCTGCGGCTCTCGCGCTGGCCTGCGTGGCACTGTCCTGGATGCTGGTCCAAACGCTCTTCACCCTGCGTTACGCGGAGCTCTACTACAGCCCGGAGGCCGACGCCGGCGGTGAAGTGGGCGGCATCAGCTTCAACCAGGACCGCCCGCCCCAGTACACGGACTTTGCCTATCTCGCCACCAGCTTGGGGATGACTTACCAGGTATCGGACACCAACATTGGCAACCACCGGATCCGCGCCGAAGCCCTGAAGCACAGCCTGCTGTCCTACCTCTTCGGCACTGTCATCCTGGCCGTCACCATCAACCTGGTCATCGGGCTGGCGCAGTAG
- a CDS encoding amino acid permease: MHADQQLSKSLKPRHLSMIAIAGVIGAGLFVGSGAAIQQAGPGILVAYLAAGLVVILVMRMLGEMAAANPETGSFSTYADKALGRWAGFSIGWLYAWFWIIVLGIEATAGAAIMHRWVPGVDQWIWALVLMVLLTLTNLGSVKSYGEFEFWFASIKVAAIVIFLLAGIAAILGLMPGVSAPGVANLLDQGGFMPNGPGAVLAGILVVVFSFFGAEIATIAAGESENPVDAVKKAVKSTVWRILIFYIGSIAIVVTLLPWNDASVAKSPYVAVIELYGIPGAGTIMDIVVLTSVLSCLNSGLYTASRMLFSLSQRGDAPRSWMKISKRGVPAAAVLASTVVGFVTVGLNYIAPDTVFLFLVNTSGAIALFVWLVIATSQLILRKRMGAAAKDLDLKMWFFPYLTWIAIAAIVALIIGMVIIESTRESLFLSLALAAVVVAIGVFRYRKRGATPPRATTAEAERSEVGSGPAS; this comes from the coding sequence ATGCACGCTGACCAACAGCTTTCCAAGTCCCTGAAGCCGCGCCACCTGTCCATGATTGCCATCGCCGGCGTCATTGGAGCAGGTCTGTTCGTAGGCTCCGGCGCTGCCATTCAGCAGGCTGGCCCGGGCATCCTCGTGGCCTACCTGGCCGCAGGCCTCGTGGTCATTCTCGTCATGCGCATGCTTGGTGAGATGGCTGCGGCCAACCCTGAAACCGGCTCGTTCTCCACATACGCTGATAAAGCCCTTGGCCGTTGGGCAGGGTTCAGTATTGGCTGGCTCTATGCGTGGTTCTGGATCATCGTCCTCGGCATCGAGGCAACGGCGGGCGCCGCCATCATGCACCGCTGGGTTCCCGGCGTCGATCAATGGATCTGGGCATTGGTTCTCATGGTCCTCCTGACCCTGACGAACCTCGGCTCGGTGAAGTCCTACGGCGAGTTTGAGTTCTGGTTCGCGTCCATCAAGGTCGCTGCAATCGTGATCTTCCTCCTCGCCGGTATTGCCGCGATCCTTGGCCTGATGCCGGGCGTTTCCGCACCTGGCGTTGCGAACCTCCTGGATCAGGGTGGTTTCATGCCGAATGGGCCGGGCGCTGTCCTGGCGGGCATCCTCGTGGTGGTCTTCTCGTTCTTCGGCGCCGAAATCGCCACCATTGCAGCCGGCGAATCCGAGAACCCCGTGGACGCCGTCAAGAAGGCCGTGAAGTCCACGGTGTGGCGCATCCTGATCTTCTACATCGGATCCATCGCCATCGTGGTGACGCTCCTGCCTTGGAACGACGCCTCTGTTGCCAAGAGCCCCTACGTTGCCGTCATCGAGCTCTACGGCATCCCGGGCGCGGGCACCATCATGGACATCGTTGTCCTCACCTCGGTGCTCTCCTGCCTGAACTCCGGCCTGTACACGGCCAGCCGCATGCTGTTCTCTCTCTCCCAGCGTGGCGATGCTCCCAGGTCGTGGATGAAGATCTCCAAGCGCGGCGTTCCGGCTGCAGCTGTCCTCGCGTCCACCGTGGTTGGGTTCGTCACCGTTGGCCTCAACTACATCGCCCCGGACACGGTGTTCCTGTTCCTCGTGAACACCTCCGGTGCCATCGCGCTCTTCGTTTGGCTGGTCATCGCGACCTCGCAGCTCATCCTGCGCAAGCGAATGGGTGCAGCAGCCAAGGACCTCGATCTCAAAATGTGGTTCTTCCCGTACCTCACGTGGATCGCCATCGCTGCCATCGTGGCGCTGATTATCGGGATGGTCATCATCGAATCCACCCGTGAGTCCCTGTTCCTGTCCCTCGCACTGGCAGCTGTCGTCGTAGCCATCGGCGTGTTCCGCTACCGCAAGCGTGGAGCAACCCCGCCCCGGGCGACTACAGCGGAAGCCGAGCGCTCCGAGGTTGGTTCCGGGCCGGCGTCGTAA